In Flavobacterium okayamense, a single window of DNA contains:
- a CDS encoding GEVED domain-containing protein: protein MKKITLWLLFVFACLQATAQVNIVENFDSGTSLAATGWTETGGKTIAAADACAGNSIRDNLYGSSTTGTLVSPNQVAASNGTDLTVSFDYKIENWNSTTAAPAGWGNFVVQYSTDNGTNWNTFFTVDDGNHVVANTCATFTNVIPAASLPVGSDFRMRFSMTWVSGDYDIYFDNISATQVPTAVPSCTVLSTPADGAIYVSSSVISWTLAPGIPTGYRLNVGTSTGGTDILNNFDVGNVLSYDLGSLLPGTTYYVTVIPYNGIGDATGCSETTFTSCGTMMAPWTYDIETAANTTNSTIAECWSSNPSGTTAAFRWDVDGAGSTPTANTGPSAAYSGVKYFYTESSSGTTGAVAELVSPMVDVSGLTTPTIQFYYHMYGATMGELHVDVYDGAAWNNDLLVLTGQQQTAATDAWTLSIVSLNSLTITGDVQVRFRALRGTGITGDISIDDISFAEAPACFDPINLGVANITSDSVDVLFTDASSGSQFDFYYVVQPAGTGVPATFPSGVYEDGSNSVDGINYSIPVSSLSSNTDYEIYVAADCNGNWVGPFNFTTLCTTFVAPWTYDVEAAAATTNSSISDCWSSNPTGTTAAFRWDVDASGSTPSTGTGPSGAYSGVKYFYTEATSGTAGVVAELYTPMIDVSGLTTPTVQFYYHMYGVNMGELHVDVYDGAAWNNDMFVVVGQQQTADTDAWTFSVVSLSSLTITGDIQVRFRGIRGSSFESDMSIDDISVTEAPSCFDPINLAASNVTSNSFDLDWTDASGGSQFDFYYVVQPAGTGLPVANPENYYDYSSGTPFTITCTDLADCANTLLASNTAYEVYLRADCSANWVGPLNVTTLCSTFIAPYAEDFENGGTIPSCWNMSGSENWRFSNTGAGNHIGNNGTIVGTTLSNGYFAWVDDSTPDTADASLTSPFIDVTPLTTPTLFFYELSDNEGGNPNSTLNVEVWDGAAWNAVATYNTNTNGWVERIIDLSTLTITGDIQVRFIIVESSSFYDDIAIDDVRINEAPTCFNPVNLAFSNVTSGSFDLDWVDGSGGSQFDFYYVVQPAGTGLPVANPENYYDYSSGTPFTVTCTDITDCANTLLTSNTAYEVYVRADCSTTWVGPLTITTECGVYSVPELEDFAVFLPDCWEEADGGDLVAGPNTFGTGGWVVDGFGNVGTTGAIKNNIFTTGANDWVLSPLYDIPATGWELKFDAAATQFASTNPPTNPWESDDFVEVLVSTGTTNWTVLYTYNDANVPSNTGTTNIIDLDAYAGQTVRFAFRAVEGATNGSADIDFSVDNFEIRLTPATPPACATNVVGTPDASCGNFDNTLTWDAVTGADGYYLTIGTTTGGTDILNNQDLGSTTSYVFAGTVGTTYYFTVSPYNVNGPATGCSEVSFTTNANGCYCTSNPSSVDASGITNVDLGATSFPSGSVLTYYDNTATVVDLAQGVTSNVQITFATGFTYDTNIWIDFNDDFDFDDAGELVYTGVSTATNPTTLDASFLMPGGAPLGQHRMRIGTADSGQVPPNPCYNGTWGVTSDFTVNIIAPSCTPPAFATATVSHDCGNGQFSVDIDITALGSGSPSITDGTSSWPVSGTGVVTVGPFTYGTPVTLTLLHGSDNVCDIPVGTFNYAVCPPANNDCTNAQVLTPGAVFADNSVVGTLVGGTNSGVPAPGCGSYAGADVWYSVTVPASGNITIETNNNSSSLTDTAIAVYSGTCGSLTLIECDDDDSADGNFSLVSLMGLTPGQVLYVVVWEFGGGTEDTFQVSAYDASLSTNTFNSNEFVAYPNPVKDVLTLEYSSDITDVNVINMLGQVVLTRTVNATSAQVDMSQLAAGTYLVNVTSGDVQKTIKVVKQ, encoded by the coding sequence ATGAAGAAAATTACTTTATGGCTATTATTTGTATTTGCTTGTTTGCAGGCCACTGCACAAGTAAATATAGTAGAGAATTTCGATTCAGGCACCTCCCTTGCTGCAACGGGATGGACTGAAACTGGTGGTAAAACTATTGCCGCTGCTGATGCATGTGCTGGAAATTCTATTAGAGATAACTTATATGGTTCTAGTACAACGGGTACTTTAGTGTCTCCAAATCAAGTTGCAGCTTCAAACGGTACCGATTTAACGGTTAGTTTTGATTACAAGATTGAAAACTGGAATAGTACTACAGCAGCTCCAGCAGGTTGGGGTAACTTTGTTGTTCAGTATTCAACTGATAATGGAACAAACTGGAATACCTTTTTTACTGTTGATGATGGTAATCACGTAGTAGCAAATACTTGTGCTACTTTTACTAATGTGATTCCTGCTGCTAGCTTACCAGTTGGCTCAGATTTTAGAATGAGATTTAGTATGACATGGGTGTCAGGAGATTATGATATTTATTTTGATAATATCTCTGCAACCCAAGTTCCAACTGCAGTACCTTCATGTACTGTATTATCAACACCAGCTGATGGCGCAATTTATGTAAGTTCATCAGTAATTTCATGGACACTAGCTCCAGGTATTCCAACAGGATACAGATTAAATGTAGGTACTTCTACAGGAGGAACAGATATTTTAAACAACTTTGACGTTGGAAATGTATTATCTTATGATTTAGGTTCACTTTTGCCAGGAACAACATATTATGTCACTGTTATTCCTTATAATGGAATAGGGGATGCAACGGGTTGTTCAGAAACAACTTTTACATCTTGTGGTACTATGATGGCTCCATGGACTTATGATATTGAAACGGCTGCGAATACAACAAACTCTACAATTGCTGAATGTTGGTCATCAAATCCTTCAGGAACTACAGCTGCTTTTAGATGGGATGTTGATGGTGCAGGTTCTACACCTACGGCAAACACTGGTCCTTCTGCTGCTTATAGTGGAGTTAAATATTTTTATACAGAATCATCAAGTGGGACTACAGGTGCTGTTGCAGAGTTAGTTTCTCCAATGGTTGATGTAAGTGGTTTAACAACTCCTACAATTCAATTTTATTATCACATGTATGGCGCAACTATGGGTGAATTACATGTTGATGTTTACGATGGTGCTGCATGGAATAATGATCTTTTAGTTTTAACAGGTCAACAGCAAACTGCTGCTACTGATGCATGGACTTTAAGTATAGTAAGTTTAAATTCTTTAACTATTACTGGTGATGTTCAGGTTAGATTTAGAGCATTAAGGGGTACAGGTATAACTGGAGATATCTCAATTGACGACATTAGTTTTGCAGAAGCTCCTGCTTGTTTTGATCCTATTAATTTAGGTGTAGCAAATATTACCTCAGATAGTGTTGATGTTTTATTTACAGATGCTTCGAGTGGTTCTCAATTTGATTTTTATTATGTGGTACAACCAGCTGGAACTGGTGTGCCAGCTACTTTTCCTTCAGGTGTTTATGAAGATGGTTCAAATTCTGTTGACGGAATCAATTATTCGATTCCAGTATCTTCTCTGTCTTCAAATACAGATTATGAAATTTATGTCGCTGCAGATTGTAACGGTAATTGGGTAGGACCATTTAACTTTACAACTTTATGTACAACGTTTGTAGCTCCATGGACTTATGATGTTGAAGCTGCTGCAGCAACAACGAATTCATCAATCTCTGATTGTTGGTCATCAAATCCAACAGGGACAACTGCTGCGTTCAGATGGGATGTAGATGCTTCGGGATCAACGCCTTCTACTGGAACAGGTCCTTCTGGTGCTTATAGTGGAGTTAAATATTTTTACACAGAAGCTACAAGTGGTACAGCTGGTGTTGTAGCTGAATTATATACACCAATGATTGATGTTAGTGGCTTAACAACTCCTACTGTACAATTTTATTATCATATGTATGGTGTAAACATGGGAGAGTTACATGTTGATGTTTATGATGGTGCTGCTTGGAATAACGATATGTTTGTAGTTGTTGGTCAACAACAAACAGCTGATACTGACGCATGGACTTTTAGTGTAGTAAGTTTAAGCTCATTAACAATAACTGGAGATATTCAAGTTAGATTTAGAGGAATTAGAGGATCAAGTTTTGAAAGTGATATGTCTATTGATGATATCAGTGTTACAGAAGCTCCTTCTTGTTTTGATCCTATTAATTTAGCAGCTTCAAATGTTACTTCAAATTCGTTTGATTTAGATTGGACTGATGCTTCTGGTGGGTCACAATTTGATTTTTATTATGTTGTTCAACCAGCAGGTACTGGTTTACCTGTAGCTAATCCTGAGAATTATTATGATTATTCAAGTGGAACGCCTTTTACTATTACATGTACTGATTTAGCTGATTGTGCTAATACATTATTAGCTTCAAATACTGCTTATGAAGTTTATTTGAGAGCTGATTGTAGTGCAAACTGGGTTGGTCCTTTAAATGTAACTACTTTGTGTTCTACATTTATTGCTCCATATGCTGAAGATTTTGAAAATGGAGGAACGATTCCATCATGTTGGAATATGTCTGGAAGTGAAAACTGGAGATTTTCTAATACAGGTGCAGGAAATCACATTGGAAATAATGGTACAATTGTAGGTACAACACTTTCAAATGGTTATTTTGCTTGGGTTGATGATTCAACCCCAGATACTGCTGATGCTAGTTTAACTTCTCCTTTTATTGATGTTACTCCATTAACAACTCCGACATTATTCTTTTATGAATTAAGTGATAATGAGGGCGGTAATCCAAACTCAACATTAAATGTTGAAGTATGGGATGGTGCTGCTTGGAATGCTGTTGCAACATACAATACTAACACAAATGGTTGGGTAGAAAGAATAATTGATTTATCTACATTAACTATAACAGGTGATATTCAAGTTCGTTTTATTATTGTTGAGTCTTCAAGTTTTTATGATGATATAGCTATCGATGATGTGAGAATTAATGAAGCACCAACATGTTTTAATCCTGTTAATTTAGCTTTTTCAAATGTAACATCAGGTTCATTTGATTTAGACTGGGTAGATGGTTCAGGTGGTTCGCAGTTTGATTTTTATTATGTTGTACAACCAGCAGGTACAGGTTTACCAGTAGCAAACCCTGAAAACTATTACGATTATTCTAGTGGTACACCTTTTACGGTTACATGTACAGATATTACTGATTGTGCTAATACATTGTTAACATCTAATACAGCTTATGAAGTATATGTTAGAGCAGATTGTAGTACTACTTGGGTTGGTCCTCTTACAATTACTACTGAATGTGGTGTTTATTCAGTTCCTGAATTAGAAGATTTTGCTGTGTTTTTACCAGATTGTTGGGAAGAAGCTGATGGTGGAGATCTTGTAGCTGGACCAAATACTTTCGGTACAGGTGGTTGGGTTGTTGATGGTTTTGGAAATGTTGGAACTACTGGAGCCATAAAAAATAATATTTTCACAACTGGAGCTAATGATTGGGTATTATCACCGTTATATGATATCCCAGCGACAGGATGGGAATTAAAATTTGATGCTGCTGCAACGCAATTTGCAAGTACAAATCCACCTACAAATCCTTGGGAATCTGATGATTTTGTTGAGGTTTTAGTTTCAACTGGTACTACAAACTGGACTGTACTTTATACATATAATGATGCAAACGTACCTTCAAACACTGGAACAACAAACATTATTGATTTAGATGCTTATGCAGGTCAAACTGTAAGATTTGCTTTTAGAGCTGTTGAAGGTGCAACCAATGGTTCTGCAGATATTGATTTTTCAGTTGATAACTTTGAAATTAGATTAACACCTGCAACACCACCAGCTTGTGCTACAAATGTTGTTGGTACACCAGATGCCTCTTGTGGTAATTTTGATAACACGCTTACTTGGGATGCAGTAACTGGAGCTGATGGATACTATTTAACCATTGGTACTACTACAGGTGGAACAGATATTCTTAACAACCAAGATTTAGGTTCAACTACTTCTTATGTTTTTGCAGGAACAGTTGGAACTACATATTATTTTACGGTTTCTCCATATAATGTTAATGGACCTGCTACGGGTTGTTCAGAAGTTTCTTTTACTACAAATGCTAATGGATGTTATTGTACATCAAATCCTTCATCTGTAGATGCTTCAGGTATTACAAATGTGGATTTAGGAGCAACAAGTTTCCCTAGTGGAAGTGTGTTAACGTATTATGATAATACTGCAACAGTTGTTGACTTAGCGCAAGGTGTAACATCTAATGTTCAAATAACATTTGCTACAGGATTTACTTATGATACTAACATTTGGATTGATTTTAATGATGATTTTGATTTTGACGATGCTGGTGAATTAGTTTATACAGGAGTTTCTACAGCTACAAATCCAACAACTTTAGATGCATCATTCTTAATGCCTGGTGGAGCTCCATTAGGACAACATAGAATGAGAATTGGAACTGCTGATTCAGGTCAAGTACCACCAAATCCTTGTTATAATGGTACTTGGGGTGTAACTTCAGACTTTACTGTTAACATTATAGCACCATCTTGTACACCACCTGCATTTGCAACAGCTACAGTTTCTCATGATTGTGGAAATGGACAATTTAGTGTTGATATAGATATTACTGCTCTAGGTAGTGGTTCTCCTTCAATTACAGATGGTACTTCATCATGGCCAGTTTCTGGAACAGGTGTTGTTACAGTTGGTCCATTTACTTATGGTACACCAGTTACTTTAACTTTACTTCATGGTTCAGATAACGTTTGTGATATTCCAGTAGGAACATTTAATTATGCAGTTTGTCCTCCAGCAAACAATGACTGTACTAATGCACAAGTTTTAACTCCAGGTGCAGTATTTGCAGATAATTCTGTAGTAGGTACATTAGTTGGCGGTACAAATTCTGGAGTACCAGCACCAGGTTGCGGTTCTTATGCTGGAGCTGATGTTTGGTATTCAGTTACAGTTCCTGCTTCAGGTAATATTACAATTGAGACTAATAACAACTCAAGTTCATTAACTGACACAGCTATCGCAGTTTATAGTGGTACATGTGGTTCTTTAACATTAATTGAGTGTGATGATGATGATAGTGCTGATGGTAACTTCTCATTAGTTTCTTTGATGGGATTAACACCAGGCCAAGTTCTTTATGTTGTAGTTTGGGAGTTTGGTGGAGGAACTGAAGATACTTTCCAAGTTTCTGCATACGATGCTTCATTATCAACAAATACATTCAATTCTAATGAGTTTGTTGCATATCCAAACCCTGTTAAAGATGTATTAACTTTAGAATATTCTTCTGATATTACTGATGTTAACGTAATTAATATGTTAGGTCAAGTGGTATTAACAAGAACAGTTAATGCAACTTCTGCTCAAGTTGATATGTCTCAATTAGCAGCAGGTACTTATTTAGTAAATGTTACTTCAGGTGATGTTCAAAAAACAATTAAAGTTGTAAAACAATAA
- a CDS encoding enoyl-ACP reductase FabI yields the protein MYNLLKGKRGIIFGALDENSIAWKTAERVHEEGGTFVLTNAPIAMRMGTINQLADKTGSQVIPADATSIEDLENLVEKAMEILGGKIDFVLHSIGMSVNVRKGNHYTNQNYDYTHKGWDVSAVSFHKVMQVLYKKDAMNEWGSIVALSYMAAQRVFPDYNDMADNKAYLESIARSFGYFFGKDKKVRVNTISQSPTPTTAGQGVKGFDGFIAYADKMSPLGNATAMDCANYTVSLFSDLTKRVTLQNLYNDGGFSNMGVSQEVMEAFVKE from the coding sequence ATGTATAACTTACTTAAAGGAAAAAGAGGAATAATATTCGGAGCTTTAGATGAGAATTCAATTGCATGGAAAACTGCTGAAAGAGTTCATGAAGAAGGAGGAACTTTTGTTTTAACAAATGCGCCTATTGCTATGAGAATGGGAACAATTAATCAATTAGCAGATAAAACAGGTTCACAAGTAATTCCAGCAGATGCAACTTCAATTGAAGATTTAGAAAATTTAGTTGAAAAGGCAATGGAAATTTTAGGTGGAAAAATTGATTTTGTTTTACATTCAATTGGGATGTCTGTAAATGTTCGTAAAGGGAATCATTATACTAATCAAAATTATGATTATACGCACAAAGGTTGGGATGTTTCTGCAGTTTCTTTTCATAAAGTAATGCAAGTATTATATAAAAAAGATGCTATGAATGAATGGGGTAGTATTGTTGCTCTATCATATATGGCGGCTCAAAGAGTTTTTCCTGACTATAATGACATGGCAGATAATAAAGCATATTTAGAATCTATAGCTAGAAGTTTTGGATATTTCTTTGGAAAAGATAAAAAAGTTCGTGTAAATACAATTTCTCAGTCGCCTACGCCTACAACTGCTGGGCAAGGAGTTAAAGGATTTGATGGTTTTATCGCATATGCTGATAAAATGTCACCATTAGGTAATGCAACTGCAATGGATTGTGCTAATTATACTGTTTCATTGTTCTCAGATTTAACGAAAAGAGTTACATTACAAAACTTATATAATGATGGAGGTTTCTCTAACATGGGAGTAAGTCAAGAAGTTATGGAAGCTTTTGTTAAAGAATAA
- a CDS encoding DNA-directed RNA polymerase subunit omega: MDLKKTTAPVNTITYNKSVIEAPTGNIYEAITIMAKRASQINTEIKKELIEKLDEFATYNDSLEEIFENKEQIEVSKFYEKLPKPHALAVQEWLEDKIYYREAK; this comes from the coding sequence ATGGATTTAAAAAAGACGACTGCGCCTGTTAATACAATCACTTACAACAAAAGTGTAATTGAAGCACCTACAGGAAATATTTACGAGGCCATTACAATTATGGCAAAAAGAGCAAGCCAAATTAATACTGAAATTAAAAAGGAATTAATTGAAAAATTAGATGAGTTTGCTACTTATAACGATAGTTTAGAAGAAATTTTTGAAAACAAAGAGCAAATCGAAGTTTCAAAGTTTTATGAAAAACTGCCAAAACCGCATGCATTAGCAGTTCAAGAGTGGTTAGAAGATAAAATCTACTATAGAGAAGCAAAATAA
- the coaBC gene encoding bifunctional phosphopantothenoylcysteine decarboxylase/phosphopantothenate--cysteine ligase CoaBC produces MAVLSGKKIILGVSGGIAAYKTAHLVRLFIKAGAQVRVVMTPASKDFVTPLTLSTLSKNPVLSDFYSEEENDLWNNHVELGLWADFMLIAPATANTLSKMANGNCDNLLIATYLSAKCPVYFAPAMDLDMYKHPSTLDSFSKLKKFGNIMIPAESGELASGLSGQGRMAEPEKIVSFIEADILSKLPLKGKKVLVTAGPTYEAIDPVRFIGNHSSGKMGFDIANELAMNGAEVTLVSGPTHLSTSNTSINLVRVRSAQDMYDVCHQYFEKVDVAIAAAAVADYRPKNIASQKIKKNEATFVIELEKTKDILASLGEKKKNQFLIGFALETENEIEHAKLKIQKKNLDLIVLNSLNDKGAGFGHATNKVTFIDSNGNIEPMDLKSKEEVASDIVNKIIQHFNA; encoded by the coding sequence ATGGCTGTTCTAAGCGGAAAAAAAATAATTCTCGGTGTTTCGGGAGGTATAGCTGCTTATAAAACGGCTCATTTAGTTAGACTTTTTATAAAAGCAGGTGCTCAAGTACGTGTTGTAATGACACCTGCTTCTAAAGATTTTGTTACCCCTTTAACATTATCTACTCTTTCAAAAAATCCAGTACTTTCTGATTTCTATTCTGAAGAAGAAAATGATTTATGGAATAATCATGTAGAATTAGGTCTTTGGGCTGATTTTATGTTGATTGCTCCTGCTACAGCTAATACACTTTCTAAAATGGCTAATGGCAATTGTGATAATTTACTAATTGCCACTTATCTTTCAGCTAAATGTCCTGTATATTTTGCTCCAGCAATGGATTTGGATATGTACAAACATCCATCGACTTTAGATAGTTTTTCTAAACTTAAAAAATTTGGAAACATTATGATTCCAGCTGAATCAGGAGAATTAGCAAGTGGATTGTCTGGTCAAGGTAGAATGGCAGAACCTGAAAAAATAGTTTCGTTTATAGAAGCAGATATTTTATCAAAACTACCTCTAAAAGGGAAAAAAGTTTTAGTGACAGCTGGGCCTACATATGAAGCAATAGATCCTGTTCGTTTTATAGGTAATCATTCTTCAGGAAAAATGGGGTTTGATATTGCAAATGAATTGGCAATGAATGGGGCTGAGGTTACTTTGGTTTCAGGACCTACTCATTTAAGCACATCAAATACTTCTATTAACTTGGTTAGGGTTCGGTCGGCTCAAGATATGTATGATGTCTGTCATCAGTATTTTGAAAAAGTTGATGTTGCTATTGCCGCTGCCGCTGTTGCGGATTATAGACCAAAAAATATTGCATCTCAGAAAATAAAAAAGAATGAAGCTACGTTTGTTATTGAGTTAGAAAAAACAAAAGATATTTTAGCATCATTAGGTGAAAAGAAAAAAAATCAGTTTTTAATAGGTTTTGCTTTAGAAACTGAAAATGAAATTGAACATGCTAAGCTAAAAATTCAGAAAAAAAACTTAGATTTGATAGTTTTAAATTCATTAAACGATAAAGGTGCTGGTTTTGGACATGCTACAAATAAAGTTACTTTTATTGATAGCAATGGAAACATTGAACCTATGGATTTAAAATCAAAAGAAGAAGTTGCTTCAGATATTGTAAATAAAATAATTCAACATTTCAATGCGTAG
- a CDS encoding DUF4835 family protein translates to MRRLYSVLFLLFFVSFSFGQELNATVSVNADRMTDVSPQIFKNLETKVREFLNNTKWTNETYLPEEKIECNFFINVSKFNNNNFEATLQVQSSRPIFNSTYSSPILNINDKDVNFRFLEFEQLIYDQNSFTSNLVSIVAFYANVIIGLDKDSFEELGGTKYLSAASNIANVAQTSGFSGWTQGEKNNNNRYFLISDLLSNTFVPYRKALFMFHNEGLDIMHQDLKKGKEYIAGSIEELAKIQKSRPNALLTRTFFDAKTDEIVQIFTGGPAMNNADLVDTLNRISPLNSSKWNNIR, encoded by the coding sequence ATGCGTAGATTATATTCGGTTTTATTTTTATTATTTTTTGTGTCATTTAGTTTTGGTCAAGAACTTAATGCAACTGTTTCTGTTAATGCAGATAGAATGACCGATGTTAGTCCGCAAATTTTTAAAAACCTTGAAACAAAAGTTAGAGAGTTTTTAAATAACACAAAATGGACTAATGAAACCTACTTACCTGAAGAAAAGATAGAGTGTAACTTTTTTATAAATGTTTCAAAATTCAATAACAATAATTTTGAAGCCACTTTACAAGTTCAATCATCAAGACCAATTTTTAATTCAACATATTCATCACCTATTCTTAATATAAATGATAAAGATGTTAATTTTAGGTTTTTAGAATTTGAGCAATTAATTTATGATCAAAACTCATTTACTTCTAACTTAGTTTCTATTGTTGCTTTTTATGCAAATGTCATTATTGGTTTAGATAAAGATTCATTTGAAGAGCTAGGCGGTACAAAATATCTTTCTGCCGCTTCAAATATTGCAAATGTTGCTCAAACATCTGGTTTTTCTGGATGGACGCAAGGTGAAAAAAATAATAACAATCGTTATTTCTTAATTTCAGATTTGTTATCTAATACTTTTGTACCTTATAGAAAAGCTTTATTTATGTTTCATAATGAAGGCTTAGATATTATGCATCAAGATCTAAAGAAAGGAAAAGAATATATTGCGGGTTCAATAGAAGAGTTAGCCAAAATTCAAAAGTCGAGACCAAATGCATTATTAACGAGAACTTTCTTCGATGCAAAGACCGATGAGATTGTACAAATCTTTACAGGTGGTCCCGCAATGAATAATGCAGATTTAGTAGATACACTTAATAGAATTTCTCCATTAAACTCTAGTAAGTGGAATAATATCCGTTAA
- the recN gene encoding DNA repair protein RecN, whose translation MLLSLSIKNYALIESLEIDFSDKFSIITGETGAGKSILLGALGLVLGNRADLSSLKDKEIKCVIEAQFLVSKYNLKEVFENNDFDYEDLTIIRREILPSGKSRAFVNDSPVNLSELQNLAQYLIDIHSQHETRDLAEESYQINILDSVANLKDEVESYQSELNLLKQYKKELSKAVSEREELKKEQDYVSFLFNELEAANLEADEQIELEEELEKLNNVELIKENLDRVLAISNEEEIGVIFNLKEIKNALGRLSNFSKEYKELFERISSFLIEFQDISDECFTISEKVVSDPERLELVNTKLQTIYNLQQKHQVSTIKELLVIKDSLDEKVQQSDSIDGLISKLEKNIEEKESEVIQIAENISTKRLIVAQKVSSQIEKIITQLGMPDAKIEFAIEKDKLNNFGQDIVNLKFSANKGMQLGLIKKMASGGEMSRIMLAVKSILAQHSELPTIIFDEIDTGVSGEVALKMSEIMEKMSLNMQVFAITHLPQIAAKGNQHYKVFKYNQGETTLSELKLLSNDERIVEIAEMLSGKNISDSALIHAKNLLN comes from the coding sequence ATGCTTTTATCGCTTTCCATAAAGAACTACGCTTTAATTGAATCGTTGGAAATTGATTTTTCTGATAAGTTTTCAATTATTACAGGTGAAACCGGTGCTGGTAAATCAATTTTACTTGGCGCATTAGGATTGGTTTTGGGAAATAGAGCCGATTTAAGTTCATTAAAAGATAAAGAGATTAAGTGTGTAATAGAAGCACAATTCTTAGTATCCAAATATAACCTAAAAGAGGTTTTTGAAAATAATGATTTCGATTATGAAGATTTAACAATCATCAGAAGAGAAATTTTACCTTCTGGAAAATCAAGAGCTTTTGTAAATGATAGTCCGGTTAATCTTTCAGAATTACAAAATTTGGCACAATATCTTATTGATATTCATTCCCAGCATGAAACTAGAGATTTAGCTGAAGAAAGTTATCAAATAAATATTTTAGATAGTGTTGCTAATTTAAAAGATGAAGTTGAGAGTTATCAAAGTGAACTAAATCTTTTAAAGCAATATAAGAAAGAACTTAGTAAGGCAGTTTCTGAAAGAGAAGAATTAAAAAAAGAACAAGATTATGTTTCATTTTTATTTAATGAGCTTGAAGCGGCAAATCTTGAAGCAGATGAACAAATTGAACTAGAAGAAGAACTTGAAAAGCTTAACAATGTTGAATTAATCAAAGAGAATTTAGATAGAGTTTTAGCTATTTCTAATGAAGAAGAAATTGGTGTGATTTTTAATTTAAAAGAGATTAAAAATGCTTTAGGAAGATTATCAAATTTCTCAAAAGAATACAAAGAACTTTTTGAACGTATTTCAAGCTTTTTAATAGAATTCCAAGATATTTCTGATGAATGTTTTACAATATCAGAAAAAGTTGTTAGTGATCCTGAACGATTAGAGTTAGTAAATACTAAGCTTCAAACGATTTATAATTTACAACAGAAACATCAAGTTAGTACTATAAAAGAATTATTGGTTATTAAAGATAGTTTAGATGAAAAAGTACAACAATCAGATTCAATAGATGGTTTAATTTCGAAACTGGAAAAAAACATAGAGGAAAAAGAAAGTGAAGTCATACAAATTGCGGAGAACATTTCTACTAAAAGATTAATTGTTGCTCAAAAAGTTTCTTCTCAAATAGAAAAAATTATTACCCAATTAGGTATGCCAGACGCAAAGATTGAGTTCGCCATTGAAAAAGATAAGCTAAATAATTTTGGACAAGATATAGTGAATCTTAAATTTTCAGCAAACAAAGGAATGCAACTAGGATTAATAAAGAAAATGGCTTCAGGAGGCGAAATGTCAAGAATAATGCTTGCGGTAAAATCAATTTTAGCTCAACATTCAGAACTGCCAACAATCATTTTTGATGAAATTGATACTGGGGTTTCAGGTGAAGTTGCTTTAAAAATGAGCGAAATAATGGAAAAAATGAGTTTAAATATGCAAGTTTTTGCTATTACTCATTTACCTCAAATAGCAGCAAAAGGAAACCAACATTATAAAGTTTTTAAATACAATCAAGGAGAAACAACTTTATCAGAATTAAAGCTACTTTCAAATGATGAACGAATTGTTGAAATTGCAGAAATGTTATCAGGTAAAAATATTTCTGATTCTGCTTTAATACATGCAAAAAACTTATTGAACTAA